The following coding sequences lie in one Opisthocomus hoazin isolate bOpiHoa1 chromosome 7, bOpiHoa1.hap1, whole genome shotgun sequence genomic window:
- the SYT7 gene encoding synaptotagmin-7 isoform X1, translating to MYLHPEAAGAGAPSRDVLLVSAIITVSLSVTIVLCGICQWCQRRLGKRYKTSLETVGTPDSSRGRSEKKTINDLDRDFWNNNDNTVQQKWSSYPPKEFILNISPYAPYGDPRLSLNGSLLSGAKLTASAAAGLAGDRDGRPGEKQRPGEDGMRSSVSAHSEPGKVARGRWHAVQSHLAAGKLSLSNFEDSTLSTATTLEYIPTSAGEPKCQRPRTLVRQQSLQQPLSQHQRANHSQPTTSQSLGHLQAHSGSSAGAGNPRGSRGGQARQGIAAGSKHRTAGGRSRSNPGSWDHVVGQIRNRGLDMKSFLEGRMVVLSLVLGLSEQDDFANIPDLQPAGTQPNQPNAQGDKRVPASGKAANAAPTPGQPPHDESDRKTEPRSSVSDLVNSLTSEMLMLSPGSEDDEGHDGVSRENLGRIQFSVGYNFQESTLTVKIMKAQELPAKDFSGTSDPFVKIYLLPDKKHKLETKVKRKNLNPHWNETFLFEGFPYEKVVQRVLYLQVLDYDRFSRNDPIGEVSIPLNKVDLTQMQTFWKDLKPCSDGSGSRGELLLSLCYNPSANSIVVNIIKARNLKAMDIGGTSDPYVKVWLMYKDKRVEKKKTVVMKRCLNPVFNESFAFDIPTERLRETTIVITVMDKDRLSRNDVIGKIYLSWKSGPGEVKHWKDMIARPRQAVAQWHQLKA from the exons GGGCTCCCTCCCGCGACGTCCTCCTCGTCTCAGCCATCATCACCGTCAGCCTTAGCGTCACCATCGTCCTCTGCGGGATCTGCCAGTGGTGCCAGCGCCGCCTG GGTAAGCGTTACAAGACTTCCCTGGAGACCGTGGGAACCCCGGACTCCAGCCGAGGCCGCAGCGAAAAGAAAACCATCAA CGATCTAGACAGAGACTTTTGGAATAACAATGACAACACAGTGCAGCAGAAATGGAGCTCCTACCCTCCCAAGGAGTTTATACTAAACATTTCACCTTACGCCCCGTACGGTGATCCGCGCCTTTCCCTCAA TGGCTCTCTGTTATCAGGGGCCAAGCTGACGGCGTCGGCCGCGGCGGGCTTGGCGGGGGACCGCGACGGCCGCCCCGGGGAGAAGCAGCGGCCCGGCGAGGACGGCATGAGGAGCAGCGTCTCTGCCCACAGCGAGCCCGGGAAGGTGGCACGAGGCCGCTGGCACGCGGTGCAGAGCCACTTGGCCGCGGGGAAGCTCAGCCTGTCCAA TTTCGAGGACTCCACCTTGTCCACAGCCACTACCCTTGAGTATATCCCCACCTCAGCAGGCGAGCCCAAATGCCAGCGGCCCCGCACGCTCGTGCGCCAGCAAAGtctgcagcagcccctcagccagcaCCAGCGCGCCAACCACAGCCAGCCCACCACCAGCCAGAGCCTGGGCCACCTCCAGGCCCACAGCGGCTCCTCCGCCGGCGCCGGCAACCCCCGGGGCTCCCGCGGCGGCCAGGCGCGCCAGGGCATCGCCGCCGGCTCCAAGCATCGGACGGCTGGCGGCCGGAGCCGCTCCAATCCTGGCAGCTGGGACCACGTGGTGGGGCAAATCCGCAACCGCGGCTTGGACATGAAGTCCTTCCT GGAAGGCCGGATGGTGGTGTTATCCCTGGTTTTGGGACTCTCAGAGCAAGATGACTTTGCCAATATCCCTGACCTGCAACCCGCTGGGACGCAGCCGAACCAGCCGAACGCTCAGGGGGACAAGAG GGTGCCGGCCAGCGGCAAGGCGGCGAACGCAGCGCCCACGCCGGGGCAGCCACCGCACGATGAGTCCGACCGCAAGACGGAGCCGCGGTCCTCCGTCTCCGATCTGGTCAACTCCCTGACCAGCGAGATGCTGATG CTCTCCCCGGGCTCTGAGGATGACGAGGGCCACGATGGCGTCAGCCGGGAGAACCTGGGCCGCATCCAGTTCAGCGTCGGCTACAACTTCCAGGAGTCCACTCTGACCGTCAAGATCATGAAGGCGCAGGAGCTGCCGGCCAAGGACTTCAGCGGCACCAGCGACCCCTTCGTCAAGATCTACCTGCTCCCCGACAAGAAGCACAAGCTGGAGACCAAGGTGAAGCGGAAGAACCTCAACCCGCACTGGAATGAGACCTTCCTCTTCGAAG GGTTCCCCTACGAGAAGGTGGTGCAGCGGGTGCTGTACCTCCAGGTCCTGGACTACGACCGCTTCAGCCGCAACGACCCCATCGGGGAGGTGTCCATCCCCCTCAACAAGGTGGACCTCACCCAGATGCAGACCTTCTGGAAGGACCTGAAGCCGTGCAGCGATGGCAGC GGAAGCcgtggggagctgctgctgtcgcTGTGCTACAACCCCTCCGCCAACTCCATCGTGGTGAACATCATCAAAGCCCGTAACCTCAAAGCCATGGACATCGGGGGCACGTCAG ACCCCTACGTGAAGGTGTGGCTGATGTATAAGGACAAGCGGGTGGAGAAGAAGAAGACGGTGGTCATGAAGCGGTGCCTCAACCCCGTCTTCAACGAGTCCTTCGCCTTCGACATCCCCACGGAGCGGCTGCGCGAGACGACCATCGTCATCACCGTCATGGACAAGGACAGGCTGAGCCGCAACGACGTCATCGGCAAG ATCTACCTGTCATGGAAGAGCGGCCCCGGGGAGGTGAAGCACTGGAAGGACATGATCGCCCGTCCCCGGCAAGCGGTGGCACAGTGGCACCAGCTGAAGGCCTGA
- the SYT7 gene encoding synaptotagmin-7 isoform X2, producing MYLHPEAAGAGAPSRDVLLVSAIITVSLSVTIVLCGICQWCQRRLGKRYKTSLETVGTPDSSRGRSEKKTINDLDRDFWNNNDNTVQQKWSSYPPKEFILNISPYAPYGDPRLSLNGSLLSGAKLTASAAAGLAGDRDGRPGEKQRPGEDGMRSSVSAHSEPGKVARGRWHAVQSHLAAGKLSLSKVPASGKAANAAPTPGQPPHDESDRKTEPRSSVSDLVNSLTSEMLMLSPGSEDDEGHDGVSRENLGRIQFSVGYNFQESTLTVKIMKAQELPAKDFSGTSDPFVKIYLLPDKKHKLETKVKRKNLNPHWNETFLFEGFPYEKVVQRVLYLQVLDYDRFSRNDPIGEVSIPLNKVDLTQMQTFWKDLKPCSDGSGSRGELLLSLCYNPSANSIVVNIIKARNLKAMDIGGTSDPYVKVWLMYKDKRVEKKKTVVMKRCLNPVFNESFAFDIPTERLRETTIVITVMDKDRLSRNDVIGKIYLSWKSGPGEVKHWKDMIARPRQAVAQWHQLKA from the exons GGGCTCCCTCCCGCGACGTCCTCCTCGTCTCAGCCATCATCACCGTCAGCCTTAGCGTCACCATCGTCCTCTGCGGGATCTGCCAGTGGTGCCAGCGCCGCCTG GGTAAGCGTTACAAGACTTCCCTGGAGACCGTGGGAACCCCGGACTCCAGCCGAGGCCGCAGCGAAAAGAAAACCATCAA CGATCTAGACAGAGACTTTTGGAATAACAATGACAACACAGTGCAGCAGAAATGGAGCTCCTACCCTCCCAAGGAGTTTATACTAAACATTTCACCTTACGCCCCGTACGGTGATCCGCGCCTTTCCCTCAA TGGCTCTCTGTTATCAGGGGCCAAGCTGACGGCGTCGGCCGCGGCGGGCTTGGCGGGGGACCGCGACGGCCGCCCCGGGGAGAAGCAGCGGCCCGGCGAGGACGGCATGAGGAGCAGCGTCTCTGCCCACAGCGAGCCCGGGAAGGTGGCACGAGGCCGCTGGCACGCGGTGCAGAGCCACTTGGCCGCGGGGAAGCTCAGCCTGTCCAA GGTGCCGGCCAGCGGCAAGGCGGCGAACGCAGCGCCCACGCCGGGGCAGCCACCGCACGATGAGTCCGACCGCAAGACGGAGCCGCGGTCCTCCGTCTCCGATCTGGTCAACTCCCTGACCAGCGAGATGCTGATG CTCTCCCCGGGCTCTGAGGATGACGAGGGCCACGATGGCGTCAGCCGGGAGAACCTGGGCCGCATCCAGTTCAGCGTCGGCTACAACTTCCAGGAGTCCACTCTGACCGTCAAGATCATGAAGGCGCAGGAGCTGCCGGCCAAGGACTTCAGCGGCACCAGCGACCCCTTCGTCAAGATCTACCTGCTCCCCGACAAGAAGCACAAGCTGGAGACCAAGGTGAAGCGGAAGAACCTCAACCCGCACTGGAATGAGACCTTCCTCTTCGAAG GGTTCCCCTACGAGAAGGTGGTGCAGCGGGTGCTGTACCTCCAGGTCCTGGACTACGACCGCTTCAGCCGCAACGACCCCATCGGGGAGGTGTCCATCCCCCTCAACAAGGTGGACCTCACCCAGATGCAGACCTTCTGGAAGGACCTGAAGCCGTGCAGCGATGGCAGC GGAAGCcgtggggagctgctgctgtcgcTGTGCTACAACCCCTCCGCCAACTCCATCGTGGTGAACATCATCAAAGCCCGTAACCTCAAAGCCATGGACATCGGGGGCACGTCAG ACCCCTACGTGAAGGTGTGGCTGATGTATAAGGACAAGCGGGTGGAGAAGAAGAAGACGGTGGTCATGAAGCGGTGCCTCAACCCCGTCTTCAACGAGTCCTTCGCCTTCGACATCCCCACGGAGCGGCTGCGCGAGACGACCATCGTCATCACCGTCATGGACAAGGACAGGCTGAGCCGCAACGACGTCATCGGCAAG ATCTACCTGTCATGGAAGAGCGGCCCCGGGGAGGTGAAGCACTGGAAGGACATGATCGCCCGTCCCCGGCAAGCGGTGGCACAGTGGCACCAGCTGAAGGCCTGA
- the SYT7 gene encoding synaptotagmin-7 isoform X3 gives MYLHPEAAGAGAPSRDVLLVSAIITVSLSVTIVLCGICQWCQRRLGKRYKTSLETVGTPDSSRGRSEKKTIKVPASGKAANAAPTPGQPPHDESDRKTEPRSSVSDLVNSLTSEMLMLSPGSEDDEGHDGVSRENLGRIQFSVGYNFQESTLTVKIMKAQELPAKDFSGTSDPFVKIYLLPDKKHKLETKVKRKNLNPHWNETFLFEGFPYEKVVQRVLYLQVLDYDRFSRNDPIGEVSIPLNKVDLTQMQTFWKDLKPCSDGSGSRGELLLSLCYNPSANSIVVNIIKARNLKAMDIGGTSDPYVKVWLMYKDKRVEKKKTVVMKRCLNPVFNESFAFDIPTERLRETTIVITVMDKDRLSRNDVIGKIYLSWKSGPGEVKHWKDMIARPRQAVAQWHQLKA, from the exons GGGCTCCCTCCCGCGACGTCCTCCTCGTCTCAGCCATCATCACCGTCAGCCTTAGCGTCACCATCGTCCTCTGCGGGATCTGCCAGTGGTGCCAGCGCCGCCTG GGTAAGCGTTACAAGACTTCCCTGGAGACCGTGGGAACCCCGGACTCCAGCCGAGGCCGCAGCGAAAAGAAAACCATCAA GGTGCCGGCCAGCGGCAAGGCGGCGAACGCAGCGCCCACGCCGGGGCAGCCACCGCACGATGAGTCCGACCGCAAGACGGAGCCGCGGTCCTCCGTCTCCGATCTGGTCAACTCCCTGACCAGCGAGATGCTGATG CTCTCCCCGGGCTCTGAGGATGACGAGGGCCACGATGGCGTCAGCCGGGAGAACCTGGGCCGCATCCAGTTCAGCGTCGGCTACAACTTCCAGGAGTCCACTCTGACCGTCAAGATCATGAAGGCGCAGGAGCTGCCGGCCAAGGACTTCAGCGGCACCAGCGACCCCTTCGTCAAGATCTACCTGCTCCCCGACAAGAAGCACAAGCTGGAGACCAAGGTGAAGCGGAAGAACCTCAACCCGCACTGGAATGAGACCTTCCTCTTCGAAG GGTTCCCCTACGAGAAGGTGGTGCAGCGGGTGCTGTACCTCCAGGTCCTGGACTACGACCGCTTCAGCCGCAACGACCCCATCGGGGAGGTGTCCATCCCCCTCAACAAGGTGGACCTCACCCAGATGCAGACCTTCTGGAAGGACCTGAAGCCGTGCAGCGATGGCAGC GGAAGCcgtggggagctgctgctgtcgcTGTGCTACAACCCCTCCGCCAACTCCATCGTGGTGAACATCATCAAAGCCCGTAACCTCAAAGCCATGGACATCGGGGGCACGTCAG ACCCCTACGTGAAGGTGTGGCTGATGTATAAGGACAAGCGGGTGGAGAAGAAGAAGACGGTGGTCATGAAGCGGTGCCTCAACCCCGTCTTCAACGAGTCCTTCGCCTTCGACATCCCCACGGAGCGGCTGCGCGAGACGACCATCGTCATCACCGTCATGGACAAGGACAGGCTGAGCCGCAACGACGTCATCGGCAAG ATCTACCTGTCATGGAAGAGCGGCCCCGGGGAGGTGAAGCACTGGAAGGACATGATCGCCCGTCCCCGGCAAGCGGTGGCACAGTGGCACCAGCTGAAGGCCTGA
- the LRRC10B gene encoding leucine-rich repeat-containing protein 10B codes for MGSGGSAARGRRLAVTEGPGGCEQRLELRGGQVPAALWAQHGVRKLYLSGAGLRELPAELATLRHLRTLALDGNELLEVPEALCRLPRLAHLYLGRNGLRGLPPAFARLQSLRCLWVEGNFLARFPRALLRLPELRSLQLGDNRLARLPAALPRMAGLRGLWLYGNRFEEFPPALLRMAQLRVLDLDRNRIACFPDLGCLTALRLLSYDHNPVRRPPRVGDAVRLVGDGAQEFMEERRERLQSLQQREEEEEEGTEAPPSAPEDDSPLLEDGEGSFAALPGSPGET; via the coding sequence atgGGGAGCGGCGGCTCGGCGGCTCGGGGCAGGCGGCTGGCGGTGACCGAGGGCCCGGGGGGCTGcgagcagcggctggagctgCGGGGCGGGCAGGTGCCGGCGGCCCTGTGGGCTCAGCACGGGGTGCGGAAGCTTTACCtgagcggcgcggggctgcgggagctgccgGCCGAGCTGGCCACCCTGAGGCACCTCCGCACCCTGGCCCTGGACGGCAAcgagctgctggaggtgcccgaaGCCCTGTGCCGCCTGCCCCGCCTGGCTCACCTCTACCTGGGCCGCAacgggctgcgggggctgccgcCCGCCTTTGCCCGCTTGCAGAGCCTGCGCTGCCTTTGGGTGGAGGGAAACTTCCTCGCCCGCTTCCCCCGCGCCCTGCTGCGCCTGCCTGAGCTCCGCAGCCTGCAGCTGGGGGACAACCGCCTGGCCCGcctgcccgccgcgctgccccgcaTGGCCGGCCTGCGCGGGCTCTGGCTCTACGGCAACCGCTTCGAGGAGTTCCCGCCGGCCCTGCTGCGCATGGCCCAGCTCCGCGTCCTCGACCTGGACCGCAACCGCATCGCCTGCTTCCCCGACCTGGGCTGCCTCACCGCCCTGCGCCTCCTCTCCTACGACCACAACCCCGTACGGCGGCCGCCCCGCGTCGGTGATGCCGTCCGGCTGGTGGGCGACGGGGCGCAGGAGTTCATGGAGGAGCGGCGGGAGCGGCTGCAGAGCCTCCAGcaacgggaggaggaggaggaggaaggcaccgAGGCCCCACCGTCGGCCCCTGAGGATGACTCCCCGCTGCTGGAAGACGGGGAGGGCAGCTTTGCGGCGCTGCCGGGCTCCCCAGGGGAAACGTGA